The DNA sequence aagtatatgaaaaaaattcattCATCAGAAAGTTTATGGTCCCAGCAGCATCAACATTGTTTCGGGCGACAGCCACTCACTTCAGAACTTTACCAAAACTGAACACATTCTGATTGCTTACCTTCTTTCCAGCCTCCACTTCCCCAACTTCAGCACCAACAGAGAGAATCTGAAACAAATATTGCATGGCTCGTCAAAGTATCCAGAgggaacaatttttttttccttaaaaaacacaaaatccaCATTTTCACTAGACGGCAACAATTGGAATGTTGCATACTTCTCCAATTAGATACCGCTCAAATTTAACAGCGGCTTTGGGCAACAAGACTCCACCAGCTGATTTCTGTTGCATAAGACAGCAGATTATTCATGAGACGAATAGTTATACGCAacaattacttaaaaaaaaatcccgTGCAATGCCATTAAAAGAATCCTGGTCAAAATGTGAActtcctttgttttttcttatgatTCTGAGTCAAGCGCAGAATAAATACAACGGGCTGAATGTTCAAAATCCAAGATCTCTTATTTTTCCATTCTACCCTTTCTATACAGAGAGAACACCAACTCATACTAGGCTAATGGCCAAGAGATcatttcaccttttttttttttttatataagaagaGATCATTTCACCTATATCAGCATTAGCAAGAGATGCTCATATCTCATATCTTGGAACTTGTGTATACATGCAACGGTAGCCCAGACCGTGGTAGGAATTCAGTTTTGATGGGGAAACTAGATATGAAACAAAAGCAGGCCCCTCCAGTGGTGAAGCAACATGCATAGTTTAATGCTCACTAGTCACTACCTAAAGTTAGATCGATGAATTTCAGTTATAAAGTACTTGGGATTTAGGGCCCGCTCGATCAGCTTACGGAAGCACCAGAAAGCACCTTCTCCGTGCATTTGCAAACATACGGGAAAGTGTTTTAATGGCAAAAACAGACTCGCCCCAATTGCTAAAACTATGTACTGAATCTATTGTTGATTGTAATCGCTAATTTTCCAATGTCACGCCAATGAAACATGAGAAGTTTTGTCCAAACCTTGTCCAGCATAAGCAACGAAAGAAGTCATACCTCGGGCAGCTGCTCCAGACGAATAAGCACTCGATCAGCTTGAGGAACCACCTGCAACAAAAAGTAAGACCACTAAGTATAAAGCTCAAAAACACCAATAGGTCAGGAAAATTTAGCAAGGCAGAGAAAACTTCAAAAAACATAAATGGTGAAATTGTAAAAACCTTGGCGGGCTCCCATTTCTTGGAAATGGCGTTGATTCTCAGAGAGTTTCTCCGCAGACCTGTTGATGACCCAGACACACAGAAATTCAATGGAATTctaaaaaagagaataaaaacggaaatttcaagaaaaataccGAAACCAAAGTGGAAGTTAATTTCTAAAAGGGGTTTGGCGTAGAACCTAGTAGTCTCTGGTTATAAGATAGAGAGGGGACGTTGGGTTTGGATAGAAAGGGTTTTGGCACTGTGACGAAAGTAGACGCCATGGATAAGAAATACAGAGACCGAGAGACGAAAAGAGGCGAGCGACTCCTGTACCTGCGAGTGTTCGGAACTTTGGGAGAGCGCAAAACCAACTAAAAATCCTTCTTTAAAAGCCTCAAAAACGACGTACGTGTGGCTCCAACAGTAAAAAGTAAACTACTTGCCGTAGTTCCTTCTAGAGAGAGAGTTATTAACCGCAAACGTATATCAACGGTCTTGGATGATGCCCGAAAGCAGCTCCTGCCATTAATCAATGAACAATTGAGCCAACGCTATTTTGCAGGAGAAGATGACGTTTGATTCATAAAtgagaaggaaaatgatatttgccGAATTACTCTTTTGAAAACATTTCTCATATGATAATGTAAACTTGCAAAGGGCCAATTTCTCTAGCACTGCCGTCTCATCACTTATTTCAACTTCCCTTTCTGTTCTGCTTAAAATCTCGACTTTGCCATTTTCATATGCCAAGATTCTCCCACAATGAACAGATATCTCTAAAACGAAGGATGATAAATTTTACAGTCCCAAAATTTCTATCAAAGCTGGGCCATCAGAATTCTATGTTTTGAAATCTGCACCATTTTCTTTTGCCTGTAATTTCTGTCAATTGTCAAAACTGGGTccatcaaaaattaatatttttaacgaAAAGAAATCCATGGACAGAACAAACAAACGTTAGAAACGGCTATTTGGGTCCACCACTTCCTACCTTTTGTCCCCAAACTCTGCAACACTCCATCAGTAGTCACTCACTTTCCTCCCTATGCTTTCCTTTCCTTGGAGAAAAAACGCTCAGCCccatttttctttcccatccCATCGAACAAACATCTCATAAACAAAAGCAAAACCTTTTCTTGGACTCGGCTTTCCTCTTTGTCCTTTCCGTTCTCTCTCAGACAAAGCAAAACCCATTTCAGTTCACATTTAAGCGATAATGGGGAAGAAGCTCTTCGACTGTGAGTGGATTTTTCTATGTCATCTGCTGCTTGTTGCTGTTGTGGCCGCCACGAACCATGGTAATGTTGTCCCGcattcttcctttttctcccCCCTTTGGGTTTTCAAACTTTGATTTCAAAGCATCCATCTTCCTTCGAAGTAGTTCTTTTGGCTTCTGTTTGTTTCCCTTTTTGTGGCGAAGTTTATTATTCATATGTCATAGTTTGTATTTTCTGTAGCTGTGGTTTCTGAGATTAGGAAGTGAAGCATCTTCCATTGATCTTTTGAGCTTGTGTATTATGCAACTGGAGCTTCTGTTCTGATATTTGCATAGATTCAGTGACTTTCCCAGGGCAAATAGAAATGGAAAATAATTTGTGCAAGCGCAGATCCACATTTTCAAAGCGTCTGTATAAACTTGCACACGATAGgctgtatgtagtattattcTTTCTGATACCACAAGAAGATAGGATAAAATGCTATATTTAGAGAAAATGATTAGGATCCTAGATATATACAGCCAATTAGAGAGCCGCTAAGCCTCAAACAGACGTGGGctacttgttttttttgtttttgactcCGGGTGTCCGAGAATAGCTTCCGACTGGTCCCAGGGGTGCTAAagccctcggcaaggagtttgtGCAAGATTTTGGCTACTTATTTCTATGGAGAGAGTGACTGAGTGGGACTGTTTTTTTATCAAGCATCTAAGAGATGGTAGACAACTTCAATAAGGTAAAAATGGTTGTCCTGCTGTCAACCAAATACAAGAGCACATCTCCATCTCATGTCCAACCATGCTTGATAAGCAGTTCACAACGTTTATTTCTAGTCTCGAATCTCTTGTCTAGGAATCAGAGCAGTGTTTGCTGTCAATTACGCTTCTTAGCCTATCTTCTATGCCCCTCTTTTCCTCACCATGCGACAAAAGCAATAAAAAACTATAACTTGTTAATCCGGCCCTATCACATTTGCATCCAGTGTATTTTTGGGTAAATTTCCAAATATATGACATGGTAAGTGTCGGAGGTCGAAGCTAGATTTAAAGCTTCATTGCTTGGATATAGAAATCCTAGATCAAAATCATTTTCTGCAACATGTGAGGACAATAATCGATCTCAAATGGTGAAGCTTCATTATGTTTAGTAGAGCCTTCTCCATAgatcatagaaaatcatattgtATTTTATGAGATCTCTCCTGTGTCATCGACATATAAAACTAGAAAGAATGTACTTTAAATATTAGACCTAAAAACTAGAAAGAAGATAGTGTAATCTGTAGCATCTACTCATTCATAGAGCCGAATAACATTAAGCTTTTGGCTCATTAAGGTTTGAAACCTTTGTAGGATTAGGATACATATTtccttttgaaatataattgcAGCTAGAATAACAGGCCCTTTCACTGTTGATGTAATTGAAGGTTACATGGCACACAAAGATTCCAGTGTCCTCATAAGTCCTGTCCCCAAAGggcatttattcttatttagGAACAAATAGAAGGAATGATTTAGCATCTAGAATCGAATTGGAGTGTAAGATTTACTAACACAATCATTAGGTGAAATTTTGGGAGCTAGTCTGCCACAGATCCATGACAAAAAAGAAGGTGGTGAAAAAGAAAACGGATGGGTCAATGGTCAACTCAGTTATCAAGAACTTTGATATGTTAATAGCAAACATGCATGCTTACATACCAGGATTTTGTAATTAGATTGTTATTTTCTGTTTGTTGCACAGGAAATGCTGCAAATGATCTTGTGGACATTATCAACAAGAATCGAACTGCACAGAAACTTCCACACCTGAACAACAGTCCTGGACTTGGGTGCATGGCCTTGCAATATGTTGAATTATGCAGGGAGAACTGCACGAGCAACAACACGGTAAACTGTAAACCTTCAGAAGATGATTTCACTGAAGTTTTTGCTCCCAATTGTGGAGTGGAGCTACCCACTTTTAGCACCATAACCGGCCACATTGTGGGTTGTCAATCAAAGTATCTCGAGCCATTGCTAGCATTTTCCCATGTTCTCGTTAAGGACCATAAATCTTTATCTCTTCTGAGAAACAAATCACATACTGAAATGGGAGTGGGCATGATTGGGGTCCATAAAGGATCCTTCTTTTGGTGTATTTTATTTAGCAGCGGGAAGACAAACTCCACATTTGTTCTTGAAGATCATGGGATTGGGATCAAGCAAAAGAAAGGGTGCTACAGTGGAAGCAGTATTCCATGCAATGGGGGACAGAAGTTGAGTGCTATGATTTCTATCATCATATCCATTGCCTTTCAACTTATTTATATGCTACAACAGTTGTAACAGTTTATTTGTCTCTGAATGTCATCATCAAACAATGCTCAAAAATTTTGTCTCGAATTGCTTTCATTTAAGATAAGTAAGTAATAGAGAATCTCAACTTTTATCGCGTACGATTTTTCAGACTTGTAGTTTAATTTCTTATTGAATGTACATTTCTAGTTTTAGATTGGATGGCATGACCTGTTTAGGTACACAAAATACATTCATAAACTGGAATTGAAGCAGTCAATCCTGGAATGTCATTTGGTAAAAGAGTAGGTCGATGGAATGGTGGAATTATATAACTCACTTCCCAAGAAATCAGTGCATGCCGCAAAGTGATGCAAGTAAGAATTGCAACCTTACTTCATTCCCAAACACCCCCTAAAGTCACCTATGGGAGGATCGAAACAACCCACAAACAATTGAACAAGGTCACTCTAATTTATGGGGAAAATATAAGCAAAAAAGTGGTGGCTGAGTATGGAATCATATACCAACAAAGTTGCAGgaaagaaggggaagaaaacttcaaaaaaagaaaaagtactaactcaaaagaaaacttcataaacatctgtGCTGTCCTGTCTTGGCCCCTCAGCACACCAGGTGGGCTTTAGCATGGGTCGAAGCTTTTGGAAGCTCCACCCAGAACAAGCCCAACCTTTTATACCGATAATATTGGGTTCATTTCATCCATAATATGATAACAGTAATGTCACAGCTAATTGACACATAAATAAGAAGGTTTAGTGTAAAACCCACCAAAAACTGGCTTTAAACTGGCATAGATTAGGTAAATGTGTTAACATATATATTGGGcacaaaagggaagaaaaacaaGGAAAAGTTTCTAAAGTGCCCCTTATTCATAATCAGTATTAGAATCTTTGAAAGCTTTAAGTCAAGGAATTTTGCTTTCTCCTTGTAGGTAACATTTTCAGCAAGCTAGGAATCCCAGCCAAAAAGAAAGGGATCCCCCCGTCCATAAATTTCTCTCGTGTTCCGATCAATAGTCGCCAATAAAAGGGAACAAAGTCAATACTTATCTATCCGGCGACTTTTTTCTTGTCTGGGAATTATAACAGAGTCCCATAATTACGAGTcattaattttgaataataattttacaaacttcgttgagagagagagaaagaatgagagCAGCAAGCAAGGCATCAAAATGGTTGGTGATGATCATAATGAAACACCGTACGCGATCAACCACCAGATCATAAAACGCCACAGAAAGAGCAGAACTTTGAAAATAAGGACGAGTTTTGTTAAATgagattaaatattttattgaaagttaaattatttattatattttataaaaaaaatttataattatttattttatttttttatacatttagaaaatGAAGGTTTCGAAgtctatattttcattttaaagctTGTGAGTTATTCTAATCAGGTCACATatctttaaacaaataaatataataattatatggaaGGAGATAGTTTGATTTTGTATAACTAAACAAGCCTTTACCGTTTTACTTGTTTCCTTTACCTCTATCTAAAGCACtaacaaa is a window from the Carya illinoinensis cultivar Pawnee chromosome 14, C.illinoinensisPawnee_v1, whole genome shotgun sequence genome containing:
- the LOC122294141 gene encoding uncharacterized protein LOC122294141, with amino-acid sequence MGKKLFDCEWIFLCHLLLVAVVAATNHGNAANDLVDIINKNRTAQKLPHLNNSPGLGCMALQYVELCRENCTSNNTVNCKPSEDDFTEVFAPNCGVELPTFSTITGHIVGCQSKYLEPLLAFSHVLVKDHKSLSLLRNKSHTEMGVGMIGVHKGSFFWCILFSSGKTNSTFVLEDHGIGIKQKKGCYSGSSIPCNGGQKLSAMISIIISIAFQLIYMLQQL
- the LOC122294142 gene encoding 10 kDa chaperonin 1, chloroplastic-like — encoded protein: MASTFVTVPKPFLSKPNVPSLSYNQRLLGLRRNSLRINAISKKWEPAKVVPQADRVLIRLEQLPEKSAGGVLLPKAAVKFERYLIGEILSVGAEVGEVEAGKKVLFSDINAYEVDLGTDSKHCFCKSSDLLAVVE